One Desulfurococcaceae archaeon genomic window carries:
- the rrp4 gene encoding exosome complex RNA-binding protein Rrp4, producing MKVLVADKQIVRPGDCLAILDKEETVPGKEMVHLPDRHVYILNNKVYSDTVGVVSINEGSISVIPLEGVYVPRKDDIVLGTIADVGISQWIVDIRAPYKAILPAGEVIEGFTPAIHNLRNYLDIGDYVLAKIAAFDRLRDPLLTIKGKGLGKIVDGFVIDVKPSKVARVIGKKGSMYNVLASTTRCELVIGMNGYVWARCPDERTLEALIKAVRLIEVKAHVRGLTEEVKLLIESELGVKP from the coding sequence GTGAAGGTGCTGGTCGCCGATAAGCAGATAGTCAGGCCTGGAGACTGCTTAGCTATTCTAGATAAAGAAGAAACCGTTCCCGGAAAGGAAATGGTACACTTACCGGACCGGCACGTGTACATACTCAACAACAAGGTTTACAGCGACACCGTGGGAGTAGTTAGCATTAACGAGGGATCTATAAGCGTAATACCGCTGGAGGGGGTGTACGTACCGCGCAAGGACGACATAGTACTGGGCACCATTGCCGATGTAGGGATATCACAGTGGATCGTTGACATCAGGGCACCCTACAAGGCCATACTACCGGCAGGCGAGGTGATAGAGGGGTTCACCCCTGCAATTCACAACCTCAGGAACTACTTGGACATCGGGGATTACGTGTTAGCGAAGATCGCCGCGTTCGACAGGTTACGTGACCCCCTATTAACCATTAAGGGTAAAGGCCTTGGAAAGATAGTGGACGGTTTCGTCATAGACGTAAAGCCGAGTAAAGTGGCGCGCGTAATAGGGAAGAAAGGCAGCATGTACAACGTGCTGGCTAGCACGACCAGGTGCGAACTCGTAATAGGCATGAACGGTTACGTGTGGGCTAGGTGTCCCGACGAACGGACGCTTGAAGCCTTAATTAAGGCTGTTAGGTTAATAGAGGTTAAAGCGCACGTAAGGGGGTTAACGGAAGAAGTGAAGTTATTGATAGAGAGCGAGCTCGGTGTAAAACCATGA
- the psmA gene encoding archaeal proteasome endopeptidase complex subunit alpha — protein MGLSMAAAYDRAITIFSPDGRIYQVEYAFEAVRRGWTTLGLKTRTTAILAAEKRKISPLMDERSIQKIFKIDEHIGASYAGMAGDGRILLDYAIQRALLHRFYYDEPIPVEYLAKLVCDVKQLYTQHAGVRPFGVSIIFAGVDERGSQVYMTEPSGRYIGYYATAIGEKSNTISEFLEKNYKYDLDVKDSIKLAVEAVIGIIENKPYENYIELGYTDIYTKQFRVLMPEEIREYIKELEREGKIKT, from the coding sequence ATGGGCTTATCGATGGCGGCTGCCTATGACAGGGCAATAACGATATTCTCGCCGGATGGTAGAATATACCAGGTGGAATACGCCTTTGAAGCTGTGAGAAGGGGGTGGACTACTCTCGGACTGAAAACGCGCACTACCGCTATACTCGCGGCAGAGAAGCGCAAGATTTCTCCGTTAATGGATGAAAGGTCTATTCAGAAAATATTTAAAATAGACGAGCACATCGGTGCGAGCTACGCCGGTATGGCTGGTGATGGGCGCATACTGCTTGATTACGCCATACAAAGAGCACTTCTGCACAGGTTCTACTACGACGAGCCTATACCGGTGGAGTACCTCGCTAAGCTCGTCTGCGACGTGAAGCAGCTCTATACCCAGCACGCGGGTGTGAGGCCTTTCGGGGTATCCATAATATTCGCCGGAGTAGACGAGAGAGGTTCGCAGGTGTACATGACGGAGCCTAGTGGCAGGTACATAGGTTACTACGCCACTGCAATAGGTGAAAAGAGCAACACCATATCCGAGTTCCTGGAGAAGAACTACAAGTACGACCTTGACGTCAAGGACTCTATCAAACTCGCCGTAGAGGCCGTCATAGGCATAATTGAGAATAAACCGTATGAAAACTACATTGAACTGGGTTACACCGATATCTACACCAAGCAGTTTAGGGTGTTAATGCCTGAGGAGATTAGGGAATACATTAAAGAGCTGGAAAGGGAAGGTAAAATAAAGACTTAG
- a CDS encoding ribosomal biogenesis protein, producing the protein MILITTSHKPSPRTRSFIKDLSSILPGSHRTNRGHKTLLELAIEARRRGLSYVAIVTDHGGNPGAINIYEVVEEASTYPKLVKIITLVIGGVRLSRESPEAARVYGISKVGVDSSRCVSDDCFYISDVLIKIFNKLLSGKPDVTIVLEENKYITLKCVNVHGGLVGPVIRVLRAVRDGS; encoded by the coding sequence TTGATCCTCATAACAACGTCGCACAAGCCTTCCCCAAGAACTAGGTCTTTCATTAAAGACCTCTCCTCAATACTACCCGGCTCTCACAGGACTAATAGGGGTCATAAAACGCTCTTGGAACTGGCAATTGAGGCCAGGAGGCGTGGGCTAAGCTACGTGGCAATCGTCACCGATCACGGGGGTAACCCAGGGGCCATAAACATCTACGAGGTAGTCGAAGAGGCCTCGACATACCCGAAGCTAGTTAAAATAATCACCTTGGTTATAGGGGGGGTGAGGCTTTCCAGGGAAAGCCCCGAGGCGGCTAGAGTCTACGGTATTAGCAAGGTTGGCGTGGATTCCTCTAGGTGCGTATCGGATGATTGCTTTTACATCTCGGACGTTCTCATCAAGATCTTCAATAAGTTATTGAGCGGTAAACCCGATGTCACGATAGTCCTCGAGGAGAACAAGTACATTACACTTAAGTGTGTTAACGTCCACGGAGGGCTCGTAGGCCCCGTCATTAGGGTACTTCGCGCCGTGAGGGATGGGTCGTGA
- the rrp42 gene encoding exosome complex protein Rrp42 gives MSITPERELFPRMYLEYMMKLLKRGERLDNRSLLDFRPISVILNPLEKTEGSSLVKLGKTQVLVGVKLDLGTPYKDRPNEGVLQVHAEFVPLASPSFEPGPPDENAVEVARIVDRSLREPKAVKLEELVIEPERLVWIVYNDIYLVDHGGNVIDASMMASMLALTVAKIPSLVKTEQGYRVDRSTRERALPISTLVATVTIAIIGDVLLVDPSLEEESVADALITIAVDEHGRICGAQKRGERGISRPTLEQSVDVAIEKGRWLIGIMRNILNNPQEFTKPLSEMGA, from the coding sequence GTGAGCATTACACCCGAACGAGAGCTCTTCCCGAGAATGTACTTGGAGTACATGATGAAGCTCCTTAAGCGCGGAGAACGCCTGGACAACCGTAGCCTACTGGACTTCAGGCCCATATCCGTCATTTTAAACCCCCTCGAAAAAACGGAGGGAAGCTCACTGGTTAAGCTGGGTAAGACGCAGGTCCTGGTTGGAGTAAAGCTCGACCTCGGGACGCCTTACAAAGACAGGCCGAACGAGGGCGTTCTCCAAGTTCACGCCGAGTTCGTGCCTCTAGCCTCCCCGTCGTTTGAGCCGGGCCCACCCGACGAGAACGCCGTAGAGGTTGCCAGGATCGTAGACCGCTCCCTTAGAGAGCCCAAGGCCGTGAAGCTCGAAGAGCTTGTAATAGAGCCGGAGAGGCTCGTCTGGATTGTGTACAATGACATCTACCTGGTTGACCATGGAGGGAACGTGATTGACGCCAGCATGATGGCCTCCATGCTCGCCCTGACCGTGGCGAAGATACCCAGCTTAGTGAAGACCGAGCAGGGATATAGGGTGGACAGAAGTACTCGGGAACGGGCATTACCCATATCCACCCTAGTGGCGACCGTCACCATTGCCATTATCGGCGACGTTCTCCTAGTAGATCCCTCCCTGGAGGAGGAGTCGGTAGCTGATGCCCTGATAACCATAGCCGTGGACGAACATGGGAGGATCTGCGGGGCTCAAAAGCGCGGTGAAAGGGGTATTTCAAGGCCAACTTTAGAGCAGTCCGTCGATGTGGCGATCGAAAAGGGCAGGTGGCTAATAGGCATTATGAGGAATATATTAAATAACCCCCAAGAATTCACTAAACCACTATCGGAGATGGGTGCTTAG
- a CDS encoding CTAG/PCC1 family protein: MRVFLEYRIPVKSSALAKGVHAALLPELASLPEGCSGEARLENDYVYVKFECTSISKLRALNNSFIGVVLMLLEVAGGFENE, translated from the coding sequence GTGAGGGTCTTCCTCGAGTACAGGATCCCGGTGAAATCTAGCGCTCTCGCTAAGGGGGTGCATGCTGCGCTACTACCAGAGCTGGCGAGCCTGCCCGAAGGGTGCTCCGGGGAAGCGCGCTTAGAGAACGATTACGTGTACGTAAAGTTCGAGTGCACGAGCATAAGTAAATTAAGGGCACTAAATAACAGCTTTATAGGTGTGGTGTTGATGTTATTGGAAGTAGCGGGTGGATTTGAAAATGAGTGA
- the rrp41 gene encoding exosome complex exonuclease Rrp41, which produces MSIKPALLKEDGTRIDGRRPDELRPVRITVGILKNANGSALVEYGGTKVIAAVYGPREALPRHISMPDRAVLRVRYHMAPFSTEERKSPAPTRREVELSKVIREALETVIFTYMFPRTGIDIFIEVLQADGGTRTAGLTAASIALADAGIPMKDLVVGVAIGKIDGVLVLDINELEDQYGEADLPIGIAPNLGEIALFQLNGVLTPEELRTALDMAFKAAEQIYKVAKEALHRKYMKVFEEVKYP; this is translated from the coding sequence ATGAGTATCAAACCAGCATTGCTGAAAGAAGACGGGACTAGAATAGATGGCCGAAGACCCGATGAGCTGAGACCCGTGAGAATAACGGTGGGAATCCTAAAAAACGCTAATGGAAGCGCGCTGGTGGAGTACGGGGGCACCAAGGTCATAGCCGCCGTCTACGGGCCGCGCGAGGCGCTACCACGACATATAAGCATGCCGGATAGGGCAGTCCTCAGAGTGAGGTACCACATGGCCCCCTTCTCAACAGAGGAGCGGAAGTCTCCCGCACCTACGCGGAGAGAAGTAGAGCTATCGAAGGTTATACGCGAAGCCCTTGAAACCGTAATATTCACGTACATGTTCCCCAGGACGGGTATTGACATCTTCATAGAGGTCTTGCAAGCGGATGGAGGCACTAGAACGGCTGGTTTAACGGCAGCGTCCATAGCCCTGGCGGATGCCGGTATACCGATGAAGGACCTGGTGGTCGGTGTCGCCATTGGAAAAATAGATGGAGTCCTCGTACTGGATATAAACGAGCTCGAAGACCAGTACGGTGAAGCCGACTTACCAATCGGTATAGCACCTAATCTAGGTGAAATTGCCCTATTCCAGCTGAACGGTGTATTAACGCCCGAAGAGCTAAGGACCGCCCTCGACATGGCGTTCAAAGCGGCTGAACAGATCTACAAGGTTGCCAAGGAGGCGCTCCATAGAAAGTACATGAAGGTCTTTGAAGAGGTGAAATACCCGTGA
- a CDS encoding MBL fold metallo-hydrolase gives MAVYMEVRILGGGREVGRTAILLKEREGSILLDYGVSFDERDVPQLPLHVRPVDVNALVISHAHLDHVGAAPYLFITGNPKTITTKPTLDVARLLTIDFLRLNAHYIDYELREFDRMYSSAEFLNYGEKAEVGAFEIQSFNAGHIMGSSLTYVETPSGEHVLYTGDFNAVQTWTLSSVDTPPLKPTTIIVESTYGARNHPPRHLVEKRLLEVVEDTVDRGGVVLIPAFSVGRTQEVMTILYAQAPYLDIYVDGLSRDVTELYVKYRKFLRDPGLFLKVVENVNFITDFAMRKKILKKPCVVIASAGMLKGGPSLYYLKQIQGNSRNAIVLVSYQAVNSNGHKILESGVLREQGIEEPIKARLTWLDLSSHSGSDDIVKFVLHYKSSVRNVIIVHGNPEDADELSRKLKEQLGEDVNVLAPPSGGTVQL, from the coding sequence GTGGCAGTTTACATGGAGGTGAGGATTCTAGGTGGAGGTAGGGAAGTGGGCCGCACGGCCATACTACTGAAGGAGAGGGAAGGCTCGATACTGCTAGATTACGGAGTGAGCTTCGATGAAAGGGATGTCCCGCAGCTCCCACTACACGTAAGGCCCGTTGACGTTAACGCGTTGGTGATATCACACGCACACCTAGACCACGTAGGTGCAGCGCCTTACCTGTTCATAACCGGAAACCCGAAGACCATCACCACGAAGCCCACACTCGACGTGGCTAGGTTACTAACCATAGATTTCCTGAGATTAAACGCGCACTACATAGATTACGAGCTCAGGGAATTCGATAGGATGTACAGTAGCGCCGAGTTCCTGAACTATGGTGAGAAGGCAGAAGTTGGCGCGTTCGAAATCCAGTCCTTCAACGCTGGCCATATAATGGGTAGCTCGCTCACTTACGTGGAAACTCCTAGTGGCGAGCACGTACTCTACACAGGTGACTTCAACGCGGTGCAGACGTGGACGTTGAGTAGCGTGGACACGCCGCCCCTTAAACCCACAACTATAATCGTCGAGTCGACCTACGGAGCCAGGAACCACCCGCCAAGACACCTCGTTGAAAAGCGCCTTCTAGAGGTAGTTGAGGACACCGTAGATAGGGGAGGGGTGGTCCTCATACCGGCGTTCAGCGTTGGTAGAACGCAAGAAGTCATGACGATTCTTTACGCGCAGGCACCCTACCTAGACATATACGTAGACGGTCTGAGCAGGGATGTAACGGAGCTCTACGTAAAGTACAGGAAGTTTCTTAGAGACCCCGGCCTGTTCCTAAAGGTCGTGGAGAACGTAAACTTTATCACGGATTTCGCCATGAGAAAGAAGATCCTCAAAAAACCCTGCGTAGTCATAGCCTCCGCCGGCATGCTCAAAGGCGGCCCGAGCCTCTACTACTTGAAGCAGATACAGGGCAACTCCAGGAATGCCATCGTACTGGTAAGTTACCAGGCCGTGAATAGCAATGGCCATAAAATACTCGAGAGCGGGGTGCTGAGAGAACAGGGGATAGAAGAGCCCATTAAGGCTAGGCTTACATGGCTAGACCTTTCAAGCCACTCGGGGAGCGACGACATCGTAAAGTTCGTACTGCACTACAAGAGCAGCGTCAGGAACGTAATCATAGTGCACGGCAACCCGGAAGACGCCGATGAGCTCTCGAGAAAACTCAAAGAGCAACTCGGAGAAGACGTCAACGTACTCGCCCCACCGAGCGGTGGCACCGTGCAATTATAG
- a CDS encoding nascent polypeptide-associated complex protein produces the protein MAFFSPHELKKLLKRYGIEVEELRGVERVELLAGSKKIVITSPQVIVLKAHGQLVYQVIGSEVREEPLTTPVTEHAPPLSEDDIKFVMDQTGASRDKAVEALVKAKGDIARAIMILRGEVE, from the coding sequence ATGGCTTTTTTCAGCCCTCACGAGTTAAAGAAGCTCCTTAAGAGGTACGGGATCGAGGTGGAAGAGCTCCGCGGCGTAGAGAGGGTAGAGCTTCTCGCGGGCTCGAAGAAGATCGTCATAACCTCCCCGCAAGTCATAGTGTTAAAGGCTCACGGGCAGCTGGTATACCAGGTCATCGGTAGCGAGGTGCGCGAAGAACCGTTAACAACGCCCGTGACCGAGCACGCGCCCCCCCTATCAGAAGACGACATCAAGTTCGTCATGGATCAGACCGGTGCTTCACGGGACAAGGCGGTGGAGGCGCTCGTGAAAGCTAAAGGAGACATTGCACGGGCTATAATGATTCTGCGCGGCGAGGTGGAATGA
- a CDS encoding flavin reductase family protein has protein sequence MPESSYWVVPTYRSISPGEYRVLHPRPVYLIVSKSREGELNVMAASWATPISAEPFLVAVSVWKGSLTYQNISETKEFTMNIPGEKHVNLVYKAGTVSGKEVDKVRLLGLRTVNSTRIGTPGLEDMLGFLECRVINEVDAGESVLFIAEVVAVQVVEGLYTKYGWDLAKAKILLHHGGRGFTVPGRLILAEK, from the coding sequence TTGCCGGAGAGTAGTTACTGGGTGGTACCTACGTACAGGTCTATTAGCCCGGGTGAATACCGCGTTTTGCACCCTAGGCCCGTATACCTCATAGTTTCGAAGAGCCGCGAGGGCGAGCTTAACGTCATGGCAGCTTCATGGGCAACACCAATATCGGCTGAACCGTTCCTAGTGGCTGTTTCAGTGTGGAAAGGTAGTCTCACTTACCAGAATATTAGCGAAACGAAGGAGTTCACGATGAATATTCCCGGCGAAAAGCACGTTAACCTCGTGTACAAGGCCGGCACGGTTAGCGGTAAAGAGGTGGATAAGGTGCGCTTGCTCGGTCTACGCACCGTAAACTCTACACGAATTGGAACCCCCGGCCTAGAGGACATGCTTGGGTTTCTCGAGTGCAGGGTAATCAACGAGGTTGATGCGGGAGAGTCGGTACTATTCATAGCCGAGGTCGTAGCTGTGCAGGTGGTCGAAGGCCTTTACACCAAATACGGCTGGGATTTAGCAAAAGCAAAGATCCTACTACACCACGGCGGTAGGGGGTTTACGGTTCCAGGGAGGCTCATCCTGGCCGAAAAATAG
- a CDS encoding elongation factor EF-2, producing the protein MVKYKQTIEVLKIMKNIDQVRNIGITAHVDHGKTTLSDSLLSAAGLLSEKLAGQALALDYLDVEQKRQMTVKAANVSLYHEYRGKPYVINLIDTPGHVDFQSRTLRAFRAIDGAIVVVDSVEGVMTQTEMYLRVALEERVRPILFINKVDRLIKELKLSPSEIQQRLVQIVKDVNTLIANYADKEFQKAWLLDPAKGQVAFGSARDRWGLTIPLAMQKGIKISDIIDIYNRGKDALAELQKTAQLHEAILDMVVKFIPNPREAQRYRIPKIWHGDLNNEVAKYMVECDPSGPLIMMITDVKVDPHAGLVATGRVFSGTVKPGEEVYLVNARALQRVLQVSLYMGPYRELTDEISAGNIAAVLGVDKARSGETLVSPVFKDFMTPFERLRMITESVVTIAIEPKNPQQLTKLIDALYKLHLEDPSLIVKINEETGEYLLSGVGTLHIEIALTLLKDFYGLEVLASPPVIVYRETVKNESRIFEGKSPNKHNKFYISVRPLDEATIKLIQEGLVVEDMDPRERAKILRDHAGWDTDMARRIMAIDENIDIFVDMTTGVQYLREVRDTIIQGFRLAMREGPLAHEPVRGLLVVLHDAVIHEDPAHRGPAQIYPAVRNAIFAGMLTSNPTLLEPILKYDVRVPVEYIGNISVVVTKKRGKILDIQQAENLARIVAEVPVSESFDMADMLRNVTTGKAIWGQDFSRWAPVPDSMLMDLIASIRTRKGLKPEPPKPEDFMTL; encoded by the coding sequence ATGGTTAAGTACAAGCAGACGATTGAAGTGCTTAAAATAATGAAAAACATTGATCAGGTGAGGAACATTGGCATAACCGCACACGTAGACCACGGTAAGACCACGCTATCCGACTCCCTACTAAGCGCTGCAGGGCTACTCTCGGAGAAACTAGCAGGACAGGCGCTTGCACTAGACTACCTTGACGTAGAGCAAAAGAGGCAAATGACCGTTAAGGCTGCCAACGTAAGCCTGTACCACGAGTATAGGGGTAAACCCTACGTCATCAACCTCATAGACACGCCTGGTCACGTTGACTTCCAGTCTAGGACTTTACGTGCTTTTAGGGCCATAGACGGCGCAATCGTAGTGGTAGATTCCGTGGAGGGTGTGATGACCCAGACCGAGATGTACTTGAGGGTCGCGCTGGAGGAGCGGGTTAGGCCAATACTGTTCATTAACAAGGTGGATAGGCTGATCAAGGAGCTGAAACTGTCGCCTTCAGAGATACAACAAAGGCTAGTGCAAATCGTAAAGGACGTAAACACGCTCATAGCCAACTACGCCGATAAGGAGTTCCAGAAAGCGTGGCTCCTCGACCCCGCTAAAGGGCAGGTGGCCTTCGGCTCTGCGAGGGATAGGTGGGGGTTGACGATACCGCTGGCTATGCAGAAAGGCATCAAGATCAGCGACATAATTGACATTTACAACAGGGGTAAGGACGCCCTAGCGGAGTTGCAGAAAACCGCACAACTGCACGAGGCAATACTGGACATGGTTGTAAAGTTCATACCCAACCCTAGAGAGGCTCAGAGGTACAGGATACCCAAGATATGGCATGGAGACCTAAATAACGAGGTGGCCAAGTACATGGTTGAGTGCGATCCCAGCGGCCCCCTGATAATGATGATCACCGACGTGAAGGTCGACCCCCACGCAGGGCTCGTCGCCACTGGGAGGGTTTTCTCGGGGACCGTTAAACCCGGCGAAGAAGTATACCTCGTCAACGCCAGGGCCCTTCAGAGAGTTCTACAAGTGAGCCTATACATGGGCCCCTACAGGGAGTTAACGGACGAGATATCCGCCGGTAACATAGCCGCCGTCCTCGGGGTAGACAAGGCTAGATCGGGTGAAACGCTGGTAAGCCCCGTGTTCAAGGACTTCATGACTCCCTTCGAGAGGCTTAGAATGATTACGGAGTCCGTAGTGACCATTGCAATAGAGCCCAAGAACCCGCAGCAACTGACTAAGCTCATTGACGCTCTCTACAAGCTACACCTGGAAGACCCCAGCCTCATCGTCAAGATAAACGAGGAGACGGGCGAGTACCTGCTCAGCGGTGTCGGTACTTTACACATCGAAATAGCACTTACACTGCTGAAGGACTTCTACGGGCTCGAGGTTCTCGCGTCGCCGCCGGTGATAGTGTACAGGGAAACCGTCAAGAATGAGAGCAGGATCTTTGAAGGTAAATCGCCTAACAAGCACAACAAGTTCTACATTAGCGTAAGGCCGCTAGACGAGGCGACGATCAAGCTCATACAGGAGGGCCTCGTGGTGGAGGACATGGACCCGCGGGAAAGGGCAAAGATCTTGAGAGACCACGCCGGCTGGGACACGGACATGGCCAGGAGGATCATGGCCATAGACGAGAACATCGACATATTCGTGGACATGACCACGGGTGTCCAGTACTTACGCGAAGTCAGGGATACCATTATACAGGGCTTTAGGCTGGCGATGAGGGAAGGCCCATTAGCGCACGAGCCCGTGCGGGGCTTACTCGTAGTGCTCCACGATGCCGTGATCCACGAAGACCCCGCGCACAGGGGACCCGCACAGATTTACCCTGCAGTGAGGAATGCAATATTCGCTGGCATGCTAACCTCCAACCCGACGCTATTAGAACCCATACTGAAGTACGACGTGAGGGTCCCCGTCGAGTACATCGGTAACATCTCCGTAGTCGTGACCAAGAAGCGCGGTAAGATCCTAGACATACAACAGGCGGAAAACCTGGCTAGGATAGTAGCAGAGGTGCCCGTTTCGGAGTCATTCGACATGGCGGACATGCTCAGAAACGTGACAACTGGTAAGGCTATATGGGGGCAGGACTTCAGCCGCTGGGCACCCGTACCCGACTCCATGTTAATGGACCTGATAGCCAGTATAAGGACGAGGAAGGGGTTAAAGCCGGAGCCGCCTAAACCAGAGGACTTTATGACTTTATAG
- a CDS encoding prefoldin subunit beta, translating into MSEKALPPEVQQLVIQYQTLREHYSRIEAELRVVEAELSEIDNIMDTLKGLGDDAELYKATGHILVRKSKTEIMKELEERKELLTIKRDKYKKQLDFLTKQINELEGKLRETLAKHGITAVR; encoded by the coding sequence ATGAGTGAAAAAGCCCTTCCCCCGGAAGTCCAGCAGCTAGTAATACAGTACCAGACACTGAGAGAGCACTACTCGAGGATAGAGGCCGAACTCAGAGTAGTGGAAGCGGAGTTGAGCGAGATAGATAATATCATGGACACGCTGAAGGGCCTGGGAGACGACGCCGAGCTGTATAAAGCCACCGGTCACATACTGGTAAGGAAGTCGAAAACTGAAATAATGAAGGAGCTCGAGGAGAGGAAGGAGCTACTGACAATTAAGCGGGATAAGTACAAGAAGCAGCTGGATTTCCTCACGAAGCAGATAAACGAGCTCGAAGGCAAGTTAAGGGAAACGCTAGCTAAACATGGAATTACCGCCGTGCGTTAA
- a CDS encoding 50S ribosomal protein L37ae — translation MGRTKIVGIAGRYGARYGATLRKKVKEVLIKRYAPHTCPFCSHRGRVVRLSTGIWVCRKCGAKWAGGAYLPRTELSKTFPSIITRE, via the coding sequence ATGGGTAGAACGAAAATCGTAGGAATAGCGGGTAGGTACGGTGCGAGGTACGGGGCAACACTACGTAAGAAGGTAAAAGAGGTGCTAATAAAAAGGTACGCGCCGCACACCTGCCCCTTCTGCTCTCATAGGGGCAGGGTGGTTAGGCTTAGTACAGGTATATGGGTGTGTAGAAAGTGCGGAGCTAAGTGGGCGGGAGGGGCCTACTTACCGAGAACAGAGCTGTCGAAAACGTTCCCCAGCATCATCACTAGGGAGTAG
- a CDS encoding phosphoribosyltransferase, translating into MVRVKTKLVTWEEIVDWTMHLADIIRRDNYRPDLMIAVSRGGFVPARLLCDFLGVENLLSVQSQHWTEAAKMAEKAILKFPFHIDASNLRVLVVDDIVDTGDTLKLARDYIEKEWGPLEVKTAALQWISPVAKFKPDYYYIEVKEWVWFQYPWTRLEDTYQFIKRMLTEMFREANKREWSYEEVVKGFKEWYGIDVGDAYYKRALEVLTEQNIVVYDNQRRVYKLKVP; encoded by the coding sequence ATGGTGCGCGTAAAGACAAAGCTGGTTACCTGGGAGGAGATAGTAGACTGGACCATGCACTTGGCTGACATCATTCGTAGAGATAATTACAGGCCGGACCTGATGATAGCGGTTTCGCGAGGGGGGTTTGTGCCCGCAAGGCTTCTATGCGACTTCCTGGGCGTGGAGAACTTACTGAGCGTGCAAAGCCAACACTGGACAGAGGCCGCGAAAATGGCGGAAAAGGCCATACTCAAATTTCCATTCCACATCGATGCCAGCAATCTCAGGGTACTAGTAGTAGACGATATCGTAGATACTGGTGATACCCTTAAACTTGCAAGAGACTACATCGAGAAGGAGTGGGGCCCCCTCGAAGTCAAAACTGCCGCACTTCAGTGGATTAGTCCAGTTGCCAAGTTTAAACCCGACTACTACTACATCGAGGTAAAGGAGTGGGTGTGGTTCCAGTACCCGTGGACGAGACTCGAAGACACCTACCAGTTCATAAAGAGAATGTTAACGGAAATGTTCAGGGAAGCGAACAAGCGGGAGTGGAGTTACGAGGAGGTTGTTAAAGGCTTCAAGGAATGGTACGGTATAGACGTGGGGGACGCGTACTATAAGCGCGCACTCGAGGTCTTAACGGAACAGAACATAGTCGTGTATGACAATCAGAGAAGAGTTTACAAGCTCAAGGTGCCGTAG
- a CDS encoding ribosome assembly factor SBDS, producing MKEKHVIARYEARGHRFEILVDPDKALELKAGKSVGLDEVLVSDFIYKDARKGLKASPESMKEVFGTDDPRVVAVEIIKRGEIQLTAEQRRKLLEEKRAQVVNLIARNVIDPKTKLPIPAKRIELALEQARVTIDPFKPAEQQFEEIISQISKVIPIKVAKACVVVRIPPEYAGKGMRVLQSMGVIKKSKWLGDGSLELEMEIPAGLQQELIDRVNALTKGTGDVKIVSLG from the coding sequence TTGAAAGAAAAGCACGTCATTGCACGCTATGAGGCCAGGGGACACCGGTTCGAGATCTTGGTAGACCCCGATAAAGCCCTTGAACTTAAAGCAGGCAAGAGTGTTGGTTTAGATGAGGTCCTAGTTAGCGACTTCATATATAAGGATGCCAGAAAAGGGCTTAAGGCATCCCCGGAATCCATGAAAGAGGTCTTTGGAACGGACGATCCCAGGGTCGTCGCGGTCGAGATCATAAAGCGCGGTGAAATTCAGCTAACTGCCGAACAGCGCAGAAAGCTACTCGAAGAGAAGAGGGCACAAGTGGTTAACCTCATTGCAAGAAACGTTATAGACCCTAAAACAAAGCTACCCATTCCAGCTAAGAGGATAGAGCTGGCCTTAGAGCAGGCCCGAGTGACCATCGACCCCTTCAAACCCGCCGAGCAGCAGTTCGAGGAGATAATATCCCAGATCTCGAAGGTCATACCGATTAAAGTCGCCAAGGCGTGCGTAGTTGTACGCATACCTCCGGAATACGCTGGCAAGGGCATGAGGGTCCTGCAAAGTATGGGTGTAATTAAGAAGAGCAAGTGGTTGGGTGATGGTAGCTTAGAGCTCGAAATGGAGATACCGGCCGGGCTACAGCAAGAGCTCATAGACAGGGTCAACGCGTTAACTAAAGGCACGGGCGACGTGAAGATCGTTAGTTTAGGGTGA